Proteins from one Micrococcales bacterium genomic window:
- a CDS encoding DUF4143 domain-containing protein, which produces MQIGEIRPIGHLPPWGRNLAKRVVGKPKMYLADTGLAAHLAGVTKAMLGDVMQRPKLGGLLESFVASELVKQSGWTDTPHRLFHFRDSSGREVDLVAELSDGRVIGIEVKSSADLAHSDFKGLSYLREVLGDQFVHGIVLYTGLRELPWGDRLRALPVSALWQAPSSAVR; this is translated from the coding sequence ATGCAGATCGGCGAGATCAGGCCAATAGGACACCTGCCACCGTGGGGGCGGAATCTGGCCAAGCGGGTAGTGGGAAAACCCAAAATGTATTTGGCGGATACCGGTTTGGCCGCGCACCTGGCCGGGGTGACGAAAGCAATGCTGGGCGACGTGATGCAGCGGCCCAAACTGGGGGGCCTTTTGGAGAGCTTCGTAGCCTCTGAATTGGTCAAGCAAAGCGGCTGGACAGACACTCCGCATCGCCTTTTCCATTTTCGCGACTCCAGCGGTCGAGAGGTCGATCTAGTCGCAGAATTGTCCGATGGACGGGTCATTGGTATTGAGGTCAAGAGCTCGGCCGATTTGGCGCATTCAGATTTCAAAGGGCTGTCGTATCTAAGGGAGGTGTTGGGAGACCAGTTCGTCCATGGAATCGTCCTTTACACCGGCTTACGAGAGCTGCCATGGGGCGACAGGCTGCGGGCCTTGCCAGTCTCGGCCCTGTGGCAAGCGCCGTCATCGGCCGTCCGATGA
- a CDS encoding DUF4143 domain-containing protein, which yields MTYFAGRWWTTSTYGGFPFTVRLEANGPAIYEYLQGLAATVMIKDVMDRRQIRDGSVFDSVIAFLADNIGNLTSPKAIADALTSAGRKTSQATVEGHISALAEAHSLHPAPRYDIRGKRLLSRVEKYYFVDPGLRTAWLGGIARDQGRLLENVVFLELLRRGLRPRVGVLGAQEIDFVTSSATGTQYIQVAASVRDPATLARELASLQAAPGHYPRLLLTLDPGRFDHEGITQRNAAEWLLETP from the coding sequence TTGACTTACTTCGCCGGCCGTTGGTGGACTACCTCAACTTATGGCGGCTTCCCGTTCACAGTGCGTCTCGAAGCCAACGGGCCGGCCATCTACGAGTATCTTCAGGGTCTAGCAGCCACGGTCATGATCAAGGATGTGATGGATCGCCGGCAAATCCGCGACGGCTCTGTGTTCGACAGCGTGATCGCTTTCCTGGCCGACAACATTGGCAACCTCACCTCCCCCAAAGCCATTGCCGATGCTTTGACCTCGGCCGGTCGAAAGACCAGCCAGGCCACCGTTGAGGGACACATTTCTGCGCTGGCCGAGGCGCACTCGCTGCATCCCGCGCCGCGCTACGACATCCGGGGCAAGCGCCTATTGAGTCGCGTTGAAAAGTACTACTTCGTTGACCCCGGCCTGAGAACAGCCTGGCTTGGCGGTATTGCCAGAGATCAAGGCCGCCTACTCGAAAACGTCGTCTTTCTTGAACTGCTGCGACGTGGCCTGCGCCCACGTGTTGGCGTGCTTGGCGCACAAGAGATTGACTTTGTCACCTCGTCGGCCACAGGCACGCAATACATCCAGGTGGCAGCCTCTGTTCGCGATCCAGCCACGCTGGCTCGCGAGTTGGCGTCACTGCAGGCCGCGCCCGGCCATTATCCGCGACTACTTCTGACCTTGGACCCGGGCCGGTTTGACCACGAAGGGATCACTCAGCGCAACGCGGCTGAATGGCTCCTCGAAACTCCGTGA
- a CDS encoding helix-turn-helix domain-containing protein, which produces MTQSRLAELSGIPDPTLSQIVNGRRAIDAEQVNRIAKALKRRPSYLWQQAERRLADEEDLP; this is translated from the coding sequence ATGACCCAGTCGCGCTTGGCGGAGCTCTCTGGCATTCCGGACCCGACCCTCAGCCAAATAGTCAACGGGAGGCGAGCCATCGACGCCGAGCAGGTGAACAGAATCGCCAAAGCCCTGAAGAGACGGCCTTCGTACTTGTGGCAACAGGCCGAACGCCGCCTGGCTGACGAAGAAGACCTGCCATAG
- a CDS encoding DUF4143 domain-containing protein codes for MSDPAGGWSGTSLPRAIEQYLEPDQSVKVKVLEGALAAGKTTVAWRLVEAGAYDELIDLANPNTLARAREDIRFFVENLGRRAVVDEAQLLGDELSLAVKDVVDRPGSERRFLLTGSARIGRTGLGGADPLAGRVERWTLDPFSACEVRGDPEALTSMIDGLFGEVPSTNSGRSWDTKLPSDWMKTGGMPPWSLGSLADARRQKLAGDWRDGVLTEHVLPGEGRWDLAVARTVLDGLLRGAATNLNVTSMAERLDLDPRTANRYIDVLERRFQVRFLPNLSLGPARQTRRNAKVHPVDLSLVRQSLAKANPEGLNQPETIGRLFETWVVNQALAGRPFAKQPTEAYSWRTSRGSHEVDLVLVSSDGRRVGLEAKSSTTIHPADSRGLRALEAEPGGLHAGYVVYPGSALIRLGERIWALPVQAFLEGWTSPAQPISTPASDRRPVKMTHAGKEAPDPPAASLFVSYVHEDDAYLDKAITDFAADLAEAYHFAYGRRLDVFTDLALRWGEDWQKRLDQEVEQTAFFLANVTPRYLGSPQCRDEIVKFDAAATKAGEPRLVLPVFWQPVEGLAAADPQDPVYRLVTTAQYQVATDLPSLQRGSATYRQRTEELAARLHDTIAARERSGPAAPPSAGPPVEAPDFFDAVEQLEPAAGEFAEALEEVLGSVGLVFDDLGAGGPNAAVVSRHRTRLDPAVKRLNHAKTNLVSVWNAVADPLRGLTGNRQTRSQLNIEALRTQLLSLASVDLPELSQIVDPLQGISKLSRQLRPSMQAIINAIRAIDAIRTQAQAWADEL; via the coding sequence ATGAGTGACCCAGCAGGTGGTTGGAGCGGTACTAGTCTTCCGCGCGCCATTGAGCAGTATTTGGAACCGGACCAGTCAGTCAAGGTCAAGGTTCTGGAAGGTGCGCTGGCCGCGGGCAAGACCACCGTTGCCTGGCGGCTCGTCGAAGCTGGGGCCTATGACGAGTTGATCGATTTGGCAAATCCCAACACACTGGCCCGGGCACGGGAGGACATCCGGTTCTTCGTTGAAAACCTGGGGCGGCGCGCAGTGGTTGATGAAGCTCAGCTCTTAGGTGACGAACTCAGCCTGGCAGTCAAAGACGTGGTAGACCGCCCGGGGTCAGAAAGACGGTTTCTGCTGACCGGCTCGGCCCGGATCGGCAGGACCGGGCTTGGGGGCGCGGATCCTCTGGCTGGACGGGTGGAGCGCTGGACGCTTGACCCGTTTTCCGCCTGCGAAGTGCGCGGCGACCCCGAGGCACTGACCAGCATGATTGACGGCCTATTTGGGGAAGTACCCTCCACAAACTCAGGTCGATCCTGGGACACAAAGCTCCCCTCCGACTGGATGAAGACTGGCGGCATGCCACCTTGGTCACTTGGCTCGCTGGCCGACGCGCGTCGCCAGAAACTTGCCGGCGACTGGCGCGACGGCGTACTAACCGAGCATGTTTTGCCCGGTGAAGGCCGCTGGGACCTGGCGGTGGCCCGCACCGTGCTAGACGGGCTGCTGCGCGGCGCGGCCACCAATCTAAACGTGACGTCGATGGCAGAACGCCTTGACCTGGACCCACGAACAGCCAACCGCTACATAGACGTTCTGGAACGACGTTTCCAAGTCAGGTTCCTACCCAACCTGAGTCTGGGCCCAGCCAGACAAACCAGGCGAAACGCCAAGGTTCATCCCGTCGACCTGAGTTTGGTCCGCCAGTCTCTGGCCAAGGCCAACCCTGAGGGCCTGAATCAGCCAGAAACCATTGGCCGATTGTTCGAGACATGGGTGGTCAACCAGGCCCTGGCAGGCAGGCCATTTGCCAAGCAGCCGACAGAGGCCTACTCGTGGCGGACTAGCCGCGGTAGCCACGAAGTGGACTTGGTCCTGGTGTCCAGTGACGGACGCCGGGTTGGTTTGGAAGCTAAGTCCTCGACCACAATCCACCCTGCGGACTCGAGAGGCCTGCGGGCTCTAGAGGCCGAACCTGGGGGCCTGCACGCCGGGTATGTGGTCTACCCGGGAAGCGCTCTGATCCGCCTGGGCGAACGCATTTGGGCGTTGCCAGTGCAGGCGTTTCTCGAAGGCTGGACCAGCCCGGCCCAACCCATCTCGACTCCAGCTAGTGACAGGAGACCCGTCAAAATGACCCACGCTGGAAAGGAGGCGCCAGACCCGCCGGCAGCCAGCCTGTTTGTCTCCTATGTGCACGAGGACGACGCCTACCTGGACAAGGCCATCACTGACTTTGCCGCCGACTTGGCAGAGGCCTACCACTTCGCCTATGGGCGGCGCCTCGATGTTTTCACAGACCTTGCGCTGCGGTGGGGCGAGGACTGGCAAAAACGACTCGACCAAGAGGTCGAGCAGACTGCGTTTTTCTTGGCCAACGTCACGCCCAGATACCTTGGAAGCCCTCAATGCCGCGACGAGATCGTCAAGTTCGATGCCGCCGCCACCAAAGCCGGCGAACCTCGGCTGGTACTCCCGGTCTTTTGGCAGCCAGTGGAAGGACTGGCGGCAGCCGACCCGCAGGACCCCGTCTACCGTTTGGTGACCACGGCGCAGTACCAGGTGGCGACGGACTTGCCCAGTCTCCAACGAGGCTCAGCGACGTACCGACAGCGAACCGAGGAACTTGCCGCGCGCCTTCACGACACGATTGCCGCCCGGGAGCGGAGTGGTCCGGCCGCCCCACCCAGCGCCGGCCCGCCGGTGGAGGCACCGGATTTTTTTGACGCGGTGGAGCAGCTGGAACCGGCCGCCGGCGAATTCGCTGAGGCACTGGAGGAGGTCCTGGGCTCGGTTGGCCTGGTGTTCGATGACCTTGGTGCCGGCGGGCCAAACGCCGCAGTAGTCTCCAGGCACCGGACTCGGTTGGACCCGGCCGTGAAGCGACTGAATCACGCCAAAACCAACCTGGTGTCCGTCTGGAACGCAGTGGCGGATCCCTTGCGGGGACTCACCGGAAACCGACAAACCAGGTCACAACTCAACATCGAAGCCCTGAGGACACAACTCCTGTCCTTGGCCTCCGTGGACCTACCCGAGCTGAGCCAGATCGTCGACCCGCTCCAAGGCATAAGCAAACTCTCGCGCCAGCTGCGCCCGTCAATGCAGGCAATCATCAATGCAATTCGCGCCATCGACGCTATTCGCACGCAAGCCCAGGCCTGGGCGGATGAGCTCTGA